The proteins below come from a single Tsuneonella deserti genomic window:
- a CDS encoding membrane-bound PQQ-dependent dehydrogenase, glucose/quinate/shikimate family: protein MQENQHRSILPSILAALLALMGAALVVGGVWLVSRGGSAYYAIAGAALLANGLLMWRRRPAALWLYSVILLATMAWAVWEVGLDFWQLAPRGDILVPLGLVMLLPWVVRPLSRTRSWPGPAWPLVGALGIAVVVGIAALAHDEHRLEGRIAAAPRAPVALDPLLAAGDWPAYGGSLRGNRYSPLTQITPANVGGLEQVWRFETGDTKTGSDPDEFTYEVTPIKVGNLLYVCTPHNLVIALDAETGRQVWRFDPKIRASKDMQHLTCRGVSYHAEDAVAEQASGTDCAQRIIMGTNDARLIALNALTGRPCAGFGNNGQVDVWPGQAGQERGWWQITSPPVVTRDLIIFGGAVFDNKSTFMPSGVIRAYDVRTGSPVWAFDPGNPGKTSPRGTEGSFVPSSPNSWSMAAADEELGLVYVPMGMAAIDQWGGRRTPATERFATSVLALDIASGQLRWVFQTVHHDLWDMDVPAQPSLVDLTLPGRGRVPALVQSTKTGDIYVLDRRTGQPVFPVEERRVPGGAPPGDRLSPTQPFSSVSFMPKENASEAGMWGATMFDQLACRIKFKGLRYEGPYTPPSLQGTLVYPGNFGVMDWGGMAIDPQRMIAFAHPNYIAFVDRLIPSGPVAPRFRAHGDKPPTPADQNDEPSSASVAGYNPNTGAPFAVALNPFLSPLGLPCQSPPWGYVAGLDLSSGKVTWKHRNGTIRDQSPVPVPIELGVPSLGGPMVMAGGVAFLGSALDYYLRAYDTETGEELWKARLPAGGQASPMSYWSKASGRQFVVIAAGGHGSLGTRKGDSIVAYALRQE, encoded by the coding sequence ATGCAAGAAAATCAACACAGATCGATCCTGCCGTCCATTCTGGCCGCGCTACTCGCGCTCATGGGGGCCGCGCTCGTCGTTGGAGGCGTATGGCTCGTATCCAGGGGCGGATCTGCGTATTACGCCATCGCCGGCGCGGCGCTGCTCGCGAACGGGTTGCTGATGTGGCGTCGGCGCCCGGCCGCGTTGTGGCTTTACTCCGTCATTCTGCTTGCCACGATGGCGTGGGCGGTGTGGGAGGTCGGACTCGATTTCTGGCAACTGGCGCCGCGAGGCGACATTCTCGTGCCACTTGGTCTGGTCATGCTGCTCCCCTGGGTCGTGCGCCCGCTCAGTCGGACGCGGAGCTGGCCCGGTCCGGCATGGCCGCTAGTCGGAGCGCTGGGCATTGCGGTGGTCGTCGGGATTGCCGCGCTCGCTCACGACGAACATCGCCTCGAGGGACGCATCGCTGCCGCACCCCGCGCGCCGGTCGCGCTCGATCCGCTGCTCGCCGCAGGCGACTGGCCGGCGTACGGAGGCTCGCTCAGGGGCAACCGGTATTCGCCGCTCACTCAGATAACTCCGGCGAATGTCGGCGGCCTCGAGCAGGTCTGGCGCTTCGAGACCGGCGACACAAAGACCGGTAGCGATCCCGACGAGTTCACGTACGAGGTGACTCCTATCAAGGTGGGCAACCTGCTGTACGTCTGTACCCCGCATAACCTGGTGATCGCGCTCGACGCAGAGACTGGCAGGCAGGTGTGGCGGTTCGATCCCAAAATCAGGGCGTCGAAAGACATGCAGCACCTCACCTGCCGCGGAGTTTCGTATCATGCGGAGGATGCCGTCGCTGAGCAGGCCTCCGGCACCGATTGCGCACAGCGCATCATCATGGGGACTAACGACGCGCGCCTGATCGCGCTCAATGCGCTCACTGGCCGTCCATGCGCCGGTTTCGGGAACAACGGGCAGGTTGACGTCTGGCCGGGTCAGGCGGGGCAGGAGCGGGGGTGGTGGCAGATCACCTCGCCGCCGGTTGTCACCCGCGATCTGATCATCTTTGGCGGAGCGGTATTCGACAACAAGTCTACCTTCATGCCTTCGGGCGTCATCCGCGCTTATGACGTGCGCACGGGCTCGCCGGTGTGGGCGTTCGATCCGGGCAATCCAGGCAAAACTTCGCCGCGGGGGACCGAGGGCAGCTTCGTGCCCTCGTCACCCAATAGCTGGTCGATGGCAGCGGCGGACGAGGAACTAGGCCTCGTCTACGTGCCCATGGGGATGGCGGCCATCGACCAATGGGGTGGCCGGCGCACGCCCGCGACGGAACGCTTCGCCACCTCGGTGCTCGCGCTAGATATCGCGAGCGGACAGCTACGGTGGGTGTTCCAGACCGTCCATCACGATCTTTGGGACATGGACGTCCCGGCCCAACCGTCACTCGTGGACCTCACGCTGCCGGGCCGTGGGCGGGTACCTGCATTGGTGCAATCGACCAAGACCGGCGACATCTACGTGCTCGACCGCCGGACCGGCCAGCCGGTCTTTCCGGTCGAGGAGCGCCGCGTCCCGGGCGGCGCTCCTCCCGGGGACCGGCTATCTCCCACTCAGCCATTTTCCTCGGTCAGCTTTATGCCGAAGGAGAACGCGAGCGAAGCGGGCATGTGGGGCGCGACGATGTTCGACCAGCTCGCCTGCCGGATCAAGTTCAAAGGCTTGCGCTACGAAGGTCCCTACACCCCGCCGTCGCTTCAGGGAACGCTAGTGTACCCAGGCAATTTCGGAGTGATGGATTGGGGCGGCATGGCCATCGACCCCCAGCGGATGATTGCCTTTGCCCATCCCAACTACATTGCCTTCGTCGACAGGCTGATTCCCAGTGGCCCCGTTGCGCCTAGGTTCAGGGCACATGGCGACAAGCCGCCGACGCCGGCCGACCAGAACGACGAGCCCTCGTCGGCCAGCGTCGCGGGATACAACCCCAACACGGGCGCGCCTTTCGCTGTCGCGCTGAACCCGTTCCTGTCCCCGCTTGGGCTGCCCTGCCAATCGCCGCCCTGGGGCTACGTGGCGGGCCTCGACCTCTCGAGCGGAAAGGTCACCTGGAAGCATCGCAACGGCACTATCCGCGATCAGAGCCCCGTTCCCGTGCCGATCGAGCTCGGCGTGCCGTCGCTCGGGGGACCGATGGTCATGGCCGGCGGGGTGGCATTTCTGGGTTCCGCCCTCGATTACTACCTGCGCGCCTACGATACCGAGACGGGCGAGGAGCTCTGGAAAGCGCGCCTGCCCGCAGGCGGCCAGGCAAGTCCGATGAGCTACTGGTCTAAAGCCAGCGGCCGCCAGTTCGTGGTCATCGCTGCCGGGGGGCATGGCTCGCTCGGGACGCGCAAGGGAGACAGCATCGTGGCCTATGCGTTGCGACAGGAATAG